TTGAGGGGGTGCTGACTACCCCTGATATTGCTGAAGTTCGGGATCAGTGCTTTCTTTTCCAGTTACCGTCGTCGCTCTTCTCGTACTCCTCCTTCACTGCCGACCAGGCCACCGCATGGGCAGTCTCTTCCCGGCTGCGATCTTCGCGGCGGTCCTCTGGGTCTTTGTATTGATCCCAGGCACTGTTGAAGGCTTCTTTGTAGATCGACTGGGCGTGTGGGGGCAGCGAATTTTTAACGGCGTCCGGTAGATCACTGCGATTGTCATAGGGCATGAGTTCTTCCTCGGCGTGGGTCATTTTGATCGCAGTGTAGGGTGTTGTAAGGTGCTTCAGCACCAGCTGCAGACCGTCTGGAACCGCGACGTCTGGTTGAGAGCGATCGTATTTGGAGCCACGCTGCAGGACCCTATACTGGAAGCATCCCGGGAAGACTCTCACTGACGCAAATCGGTGTGGAGTGCCAACAACAAGCGGACCGTAACGAGGCTGAACATGACCGTAAATATGCCCACAGCGGGTGACCACTGATCTGAAATTGATTGATTTCAGCGAGTGAAAGAGCGGGAAGTAGCAGCCAGCTTGATTGGGTAAAGGGGCAGAGCGGTCGACAGAGTTCGGCCGCTTTTCATTTGTGGCCGGGAAATTCCGCCGGGGTATTCGAAATTTAACGCGCCAGAATGGGAAATTGTTTGTGACTAACCTCTCATGGCTGTCTTAGGGGGCTGGTCAAGTTAAACCGTACCGGGGTATTGTGAAAATGTAATGACATCGCTGTCATGTTTTTGATGAAAATGACAGCGATGTCATTCAGTCCGGTTAAGTGCATCCTGAAGTCGCT
The Microbulbifer celer DNA segment above includes these coding regions:
- the chaB gene encoding putative cation transport regulator ChaB; its protein translation is MLKHLTTPYTAIKMTHAEEELMPYDNRSDLPDAVKNSLPPHAQSIYKEAFNSAWDQYKDPEDRREDRSREETAHAVAWSAVKEEYEKSDDGNWKRKH